A single window of Bradyrhizobium daqingense DNA harbors:
- a CDS encoding ABC transporter ATP-binding protein: protein MSALLSVADAHVAYGKVEAVRSVSLEVGANEIVTIVGANGAGKTTLLSAIMGILPLKGRVAFAGQDLGRLDIEDRVAMGLGLVPEHRELFVTLNVEDNLELGAFRIERSKAKASMERVYALFPRLKERRKQLAGTLSGGEQQMLAMGRALMGEPKLLMLDEPSLGLAPIIVADIFRIVTELRASGVSVLLVEQNAQAALKIADQAYVMELGEFVLSGKASDIAANERVAASYLGFQHEGESVL from the coding sequence ATGAGCGCGCTGTTGTCCGTCGCCGACGCGCATGTCGCCTATGGCAAGGTCGAGGCCGTGCGCTCGGTTTCGCTCGAGGTCGGCGCGAATGAGATCGTCACCATTGTCGGCGCCAACGGCGCCGGCAAGACCACGCTGCTCTCGGCCATCATGGGCATCCTGCCGCTGAAGGGCCGCGTCGCCTTTGCCGGCCAGGACCTCGGCCGGCTCGACATCGAGGATCGCGTCGCGATGGGCCTCGGCCTCGTCCCTGAACATCGCGAATTGTTCGTGACCTTGAATGTCGAGGACAATCTCGAGCTTGGCGCCTTCCGCATCGAGCGGAGCAAGGCGAAAGCCTCGATGGAGCGGGTGTACGCGCTATTTCCGCGGCTGAAGGAGCGGCGCAAGCAGCTCGCCGGCACGCTCTCCGGCGGCGAGCAGCAGATGCTCGCGATGGGCCGCGCGCTGATGGGCGAGCCGAAGCTCCTGATGCTGGACGAGCCGAGCCTGGGCCTCGCCCCGATCATCGTCGCCGACATCTTCCGCATCGTCACCGAACTGCGCGCCAGCGGCGTCTCCGTGCTGCTGGTCGAGCAGAATGCGCAGGCCGCGCTGAAGATCGCGGACCAGGCCTATGTGATGGAGCTCGGCGAATTCGTGCTCAGCGGCAAGGCCAGCGACATCGCCGCGAACGAGCGGGTCGCGGCGAGCTATCTCGGCTTCCAGCACGAAGGCGAAAGTGTGTTGTGA
- a CDS encoding ABC transporter substrate-binding protein, translated as MPAVTGKLAAASLALVLFAATTSTAFAQKKYDTGATDTEIKIGNIMPYSGPASAYGIIGRTEAAYFKKINEEGGINGRKINFVSYDDAYSPPKTVEQARKLVESDEVLLVFNSLGTPPNSAIQKYMNSKKVPQLFVATGATKWNDPQNFPWTMGWQPNYQSETQIYAKYILKAMPNAKIGVLYQNDDYGKDYLKGLKDGLGAKAASMIVLEESYETSEPTIDNHIVKLKATGADVFVNITTPKFAAQAIKKISEIGWKPTHFLNNVSASVGSVIKPAGFENSQDIISAAYLKDVSDPQWKDDAGMKAFLEFMTKYFPEGDKLDGGTIVGYGVAQTLVEVLKKCGDNLTRENVMKQAASLKDFRTEVLLPGIKINTGANDFAPISSLQLMKFKGDKWDLFGDVISADAGG; from the coding sequence ATGCCCGCTGTCACCGGCAAGCTTGCGGCCGCTTCACTGGCGCTCGTGCTCTTTGCGGCCACGACATCCACCGCATTTGCCCAGAAGAAATACGATACCGGCGCGACCGACACCGAGATCAAGATCGGCAACATCATGCCCTACAGCGGACCGGCCTCCGCCTACGGCATCATCGGGCGGACCGAAGCCGCCTATTTCAAGAAGATCAACGAAGAGGGCGGCATCAACGGCCGCAAGATCAACTTCGTTTCTTACGACGACGCGTATTCGCCGCCGAAGACGGTGGAGCAGGCCCGCAAGCTGGTCGAGAGCGACGAGGTGCTGCTGGTCTTCAACTCGCTCGGCACGCCGCCGAACTCGGCGATCCAGAAATACATGAACTCGAAGAAGGTGCCGCAGCTGTTCGTCGCCACCGGCGCCACCAAGTGGAACGATCCGCAGAACTTCCCGTGGACGATGGGCTGGCAGCCCAATTACCAGAGCGAGACGCAGATCTACGCGAAGTACATCCTGAAGGCGATGCCGAACGCCAAGATCGGCGTGCTCTACCAGAACGACGATTACGGAAAGGACTATCTGAAGGGCCTGAAGGACGGCCTGGGGGCCAAGGCCGCAAGCATGATCGTGCTGGAGGAAAGCTACGAGACATCGGAGCCGACCATCGACAACCACATCGTCAAGCTGAAGGCGACCGGCGCCGACGTCTTCGTCAACATCACCACGCCGAAATTCGCGGCGCAGGCGATCAAGAAGATCTCCGAAATCGGCTGGAAGCCGACGCACTTCCTCAACAACGTCTCGGCCTCGGTCGGCAGCGTGATCAAGCCCGCCGGCTTCGAGAATTCGCAGGACATCATCTCGGCCGCCTACCTGAAGGACGTGTCCGACCCGCAGTGGAAGGACGACGCCGGCATGAAAGCCTTCCTGGAGTTCATGACGAAGTACTTCCCCGAAGGCGACAAGCTCGACGGCGGCACCATCGTCGGCTACGGCGTGGCACAGACGCTGGTCGAGGTACTGAAGAAGTGCGGCGACAATCTCACGCGCGAGAACGTCATGAAGCAGGCGGCGAGCCTGAAGGACTTCCGCACCGAAGTGCTGCTGCCCGGCATCAAGATCAACACCGGCGCGAACGACTTCGCACCGATCAGCTCGCTCCAGCTCATGAAGTTCAAGGGCGACAAGTGGGATCTGTTCGGGGACGTGATCAGCGCCGACGCCGGCGGCTAG
- a CDS encoding ABC transporter substrate-binding protein, with product MIAVRFQVATFSAAFALCTAMSSGALAQKKYDTGASDTEIKIGNIMPYSGPASAYAAIGKTEAAYFNKINAEGGINGRKIRFISYDDAYSPPKTVEQARKLVESDGVLLIFGSLGTSTNNAIRRYMNEKKVPQLFVASGASKWNDPKQYPWTMGWQPSYVSEARIYAKYIMKEKPDGKIGVLYQNDDFGKDYLKGLKDGLGPKASMIVLEEPYDTSEPAIDEHVVKLKATGADILISITSPKFAAQGIKKAAEINWHPMQIISNVSASVGGVLEPAGLEISQGILSASYAKDGSDPQWNADDGMRKFYNFLAQYEPKANKLDAGVVFGYAAAQTMVKVLQMCGDDLTRENVMRQAASLKDFEPDTLLPGIKINTAPDNFAPIEQLQMMRFKGRKWELFGDVISSELGH from the coding sequence ATGATCGCCGTTCGTTTTCAGGTTGCGACCTTCTCGGCCGCCTTCGCATTGTGCACTGCGATGAGCAGCGGGGCCTTGGCGCAAAAGAAATACGATACCGGCGCCTCCGACACCGAGATCAAGATCGGCAACATCATGCCCTATAGCGGCCCCGCCTCCGCCTATGCCGCGATCGGCAAGACCGAGGCGGCCTATTTCAACAAGATCAATGCCGAGGGCGGCATCAACGGCCGCAAGATCAGGTTCATCTCCTATGACGACGCCTACTCGCCGCCGAAGACGGTGGAGCAGGCGCGCAAGCTGGTGGAGAGCGACGGCGTGCTGCTGATCTTCGGCTCGCTCGGAACATCCACCAACAATGCGATCCGCAGATACATGAACGAGAAGAAGGTGCCGCAATTGTTCGTGGCGAGCGGCGCCTCGAAGTGGAACGACCCCAAGCAGTATCCCTGGACCATGGGCTGGCAGCCGAGCTACGTCAGCGAGGCGCGCATCTATGCCAAATACATCATGAAGGAGAAGCCGGACGGCAAGATCGGCGTGCTCTACCAGAACGACGATTTCGGCAAAGACTATCTGAAGGGACTGAAGGACGGGCTGGGACCGAAGGCCTCGATGATCGTGCTGGAAGAACCGTACGATACATCCGAGCCGGCGATCGACGAGCACGTCGTGAAGCTGAAGGCCACGGGCGCCGACATCCTCATCAGCATCACCAGCCCGAAATTCGCCGCGCAGGGAATCAAGAAGGCGGCGGAGATCAACTGGCATCCGATGCAGATCATCTCTAACGTCTCGGCCTCGGTCGGCGGCGTGCTGGAGCCGGCCGGCCTCGAGATCTCGCAAGGCATCCTGTCGGCGAGCTACGCCAAGGACGGCTCCGACCCGCAATGGAACGCCGACGACGGCATGAGGAAGTTCTACAATTTCCTCGCGCAGTACGAGCCCAAGGCCAACAAGCTCGATGCCGGCGTCGTGTTCGGCTATGCCGCGGCGCAGACCATGGTGAAGGTGCTGCAGATGTGCGGCGACGATCTCACCCGCGAGAACGTCATGAGGCAGGCCGCTTCCTTGAAGGATTTCGAGCCCGATACGCTCTTGCCCGGGATCAAGATCAACACCGCGCCGGACAATTTCGCCCCGATCGAGCAGCTCCAGATGATGCGTTTCAAAGGCAGGAAGTGGGAGCTGTTCGGCGATGTGATCTCGAGCGAGCTCGGGCACTGA
- a CDS encoding branched-chain amino acid ABC transporter permease gives MNTTIMLFLVQDGITNGAIYALLGLALVLVFAVTRVILIPQGEFVTYGALTYASLAAGQMPGTAKLALALGIGAFAFDLFVARKALHGRLILRSVIANVVLPAIVLALTLYFAAQKPPIAVCIALSLVIVAMIGLYLYRIAFQPLAHTSVLVLLIASVGVHLALQGLGLLFFGAEGQRGPAVLSGAFTAGALRFTGQSITVYAITIAFIVGLWLFFGLTLYGKALRATAVNRLGARLAGIRTTLSGQIAFLLASVIGALSGILIVPITTLYYDSGFLIGLKGFVAAIIGGLVSYPLTAVAALVVGTVEAFSSFYASNYKEVIVFMLLIPVLLLRSLAAPAVEEEKD, from the coding sequence TTGAATACCACCATCATGCTGTTCCTGGTGCAGGACGGCATCACCAATGGCGCGATCTATGCGCTGCTCGGCCTGGCGCTGGTGCTGGTGTTCGCCGTCACCCGCGTCATCCTCATTCCCCAGGGCGAATTCGTCACCTATGGCGCGCTGACCTACGCCTCGCTGGCGGCGGGCCAGATGCCGGGCACGGCCAAGCTCGCACTGGCGCTGGGCATCGGCGCCTTCGCCTTCGACCTGTTCGTCGCGCGCAAGGCCCTGCACGGCCGCCTGATCCTGCGCAGCGTGATCGCCAACGTCGTGCTGCCGGCCATCGTGCTGGCGCTGACCCTGTACTTCGCCGCCCAGAAGCCGCCGATCGCGGTCTGCATCGCGCTGTCGCTGGTGATCGTGGCGATGATCGGCCTCTATCTCTACCGCATCGCGTTCCAGCCGCTGGCGCACACCTCCGTGCTGGTGCTGCTGATCGCCTCGGTGGGCGTCCACCTTGCGCTCCAGGGCCTTGGCCTGTTGTTCTTCGGGGCCGAAGGCCAGCGCGGGCCGGCCGTGCTGTCCGGCGCCTTCACCGCGGGCGCGCTACGCTTCACCGGCCAGAGCATCACCGTCTACGCCATCACCATCGCCTTCATCGTCGGGCTCTGGCTGTTCTTCGGCCTGACGCTGTACGGCAAGGCTTTGCGCGCGACCGCGGTGAACCGGCTGGGGGCGCGGCTCGCCGGCATCCGCACGACGCTGTCGGGACAGATCGCCTTCCTGCTCGCGTCCGTCATCGGCGCGCTCTCGGGCATCCTGATCGTGCCGATCACGACGTTGTACTACGACTCCGGCTTCCTGATCGGCCTGAAGGGCTTCGTCGCCGCGATCATCGGCGGCCTGGTCAGCTACCCCCTCACCGCCGTCGCGGCGCTGGTCGTCGGCACCGTCGAGGCGTTCTCGTCCTTCTACGCCTCCAATTACAAGGAGGTCATCGTCTTCATGCTGCTGATCCCCGTGCTGCTGCTGCGCTCGCTCGCCGCGCCCGCGGTCGAGGAAGAGAAGGACTGA
- a CDS encoding ABC transporter substrate-binding protein, whose translation MPAMHVRLAAFSAAFLLAAALSTAASAQKKYDTGASDTEIKIGNIMPYSGPASAYGVIGKTEEAYFRKINAEGGINGRKINFITYDDAYSPPKTVEQARKLVESDEVFLIFNPLGTPPNTAIQKYMNAKKVPQLFVATGATKWDDPQNFPWTMGWQPNYQTEARIYAKYILTERPGARIAILYQNDDYGKDYVKGLKDGLGAKAASMIVAEESYEVAQPTIDSSIVKLKSTDADVFFNVTTPKFAAQTIKKMHEIGWKPMHFLNNVSISIGSVMKPAGFEASQGIISSNYYKDATDAQWKNDPAMKAWNEFLDKYYPEANRTDSAVMYGYIVAQGLVHVLKACGDDLTRANVMKQAAAIRDFEPGGLLPGIKVNTSSTDFAPLSQVQLMRFKGESWELFGNVLSSDVGG comes from the coding sequence ATGCCTGCAATGCACGTGCGGTTGGCAGCCTTTTCGGCCGCCTTCCTGCTGGCTGCCGCCTTGTCCACGGCAGCATCGGCACAGAAGAAATACGACACCGGCGCATCCGACACCGAGATCAAGATTGGCAACATCATGCCCTACAGCGGACCGGCCTCCGCCTATGGTGTGATCGGCAAGACCGAGGAGGCCTATTTCCGCAAGATCAACGCGGAGGGCGGCATCAACGGTCGCAAGATCAACTTCATCACCTATGACGACGCCTATTCCCCGCCGAAGACCGTGGAGCAGGCGCGCAAGCTGGTCGAGAGCGACGAGGTGTTTCTCATCTTCAACCCGCTCGGCACGCCGCCGAACACGGCGATCCAGAAATACATGAACGCGAAAAAGGTGCCGCAGCTGTTCGTCGCCACCGGCGCCACCAAATGGGACGACCCGCAGAACTTTCCTTGGACGATGGGCTGGCAGCCGAACTACCAGACTGAAGCCCGCATCTATGCAAAGTACATTCTGACGGAAAGGCCAGGCGCCAGGATAGCCATCCTCTATCAGAATGACGACTACGGCAAAGACTACGTCAAGGGCCTGAAGGACGGCCTGGGCGCCAAGGCGGCGTCGATGATCGTGGCCGAGGAAAGCTACGAGGTGGCGCAGCCGACCATCGACTCCAGCATCGTCAAGCTGAAGTCGACGGATGCTGACGTGTTCTTCAACGTCACCACGCCGAAATTTGCAGCTCAGACGATCAAGAAGATGCATGAGATCGGCTGGAAGCCGATGCATTTCCTCAACAACGTCTCGATTTCCATCGGCAGCGTCATGAAGCCGGCCGGCTTCGAGGCCTCGCAAGGCATCATCTCCTCGAACTACTACAAGGATGCGACCGACGCGCAATGGAAGAACGATCCGGCGATGAAGGCCTGGAATGAGTTCCTCGACAAGTACTATCCGGAAGCCAACCGCACGGATTCGGCGGTGATGTATGGATACATCGTAGCCCAGGGTCTCGTGCATGTATTGAAGGCGTGCGGCGACGATCTGACTCGAGCTAACGTCATGAAGCAGGCAGCCGCCATCCGGGACTTTGAGCCCGGCGGCCTGCTGCCGGGTATCAAGGTTAACACGAGCTCCACCGACTTCGCGCCGCTATCCCAAGTGCAGCTCATGCGCTTCAAGGGCGAAAGCTGGGAGCTGTTCGGCAACGTCCTCAGTAGCGACGTGGGCGGCTAA
- a CDS encoding MarR family winged helix-turn-helix transcriptional regulator, with product MTVSKTAEKFSEKPADAAKGRKDAGEPQTEALQLGELSEQLGYVLKRAQLKVFENFLRCMSSLQLTPAQFSVLLLVEKNPGRNQTEIASTLGILRPNFVAMLDNLESRDLCARIRSTNDRRSHILVLTDKGKAVLARAKKLVATKHEARLNDLLGQSNREALLTMLAKIANEF from the coding sequence ATGACCGTTTCCAAAACCGCTGAAAAGTTCTCCGAAAAGCCGGCCGACGCGGCCAAGGGCCGCAAGGACGCAGGCGAGCCGCAGACGGAGGCCCTCCAGCTCGGCGAGCTCTCCGAACAGCTGGGCTACGTCCTGAAGCGGGCCCAGCTCAAGGTGTTCGAGAACTTCCTGCGCTGCATGTCCTCGCTCCAGCTGACGCCGGCGCAATTCTCCGTGCTGCTGCTGGTCGAGAAGAATCCCGGCCGTAACCAGACCGAGATCGCCTCGACACTCGGCATCCTCAGGCCGAACTTCGTGGCCATGCTCGACAATCTCGAGAGCCGCGACCTGTGCGCGCGGATCCGCTCCACGAACGACCGCCGCTCGCACATCCTGGTGCTCACCGACAAGGGCAAGGCGGTGCTGGCCCGCGCCAAGAAGCTCGTCGCCACCAAGCACGAGGCGCGGTTGAACGATTTGCTCGGGCAGAGCAACCGCGAAGCCTTGCTTACGATGCTCGCGAAGATCGCCAACGAGTTTTGA
- a CDS encoding branched-chain amino acid ABC transporter ATP-binding protein/permease — MQSRLPILVFAAVMAVIPFIPGMPPFWIVLLDNIGLAALVAMGLVLLTGVGGLTSFGQAAFVGFGAYTTAVLSTAYGVSPWLTLPLSLLVSGVFAVLLGLITVRLSGHYLPLGTIAWGLGLFYLFSKLEFLGRNDGISAIPPLSIGTFKMLSPGSIYYAIWIAVIVSALLTMNLLDSRTGRAIRALRRGHVAAEAFGVHTPRAKLLVFIHAAVLAGLSGWLYAHLQRAVNPTPFGAHMGIEYLFIAVVGGAGYVWGGVLGAAIVVILKEVLQSYLPLLLPGSGQVETIVFGIMLVALLQLAPGGLWPWLMSFLPERTGGKTPDTSLKLEHRARAPGESNTLLQVDKARKQFGGVVAVNNVSFDVHAREIVALIGPNGAGKSTTFNLITGVLSATSGSISVLGRKVDKAPPQEIVKLGISRTFQHVKLVPDMTVLENVAIGAHLRGHAGPVSSMLRLDRADEAKLLAEAARQIERVGLTEQMHQLAGSLSLGQQRIVEIARALCVDPMLLLLDEPAAGLRHMEKQRLATLLRELRDGGMSVLLVEHDMGFVMNLADRIVVLDFGTKIAEGTPATIKTNPEVIKAYLGVAA, encoded by the coding sequence ATGCAAAGCCGGCTTCCCATCCTCGTCTTCGCAGCCGTCATGGCGGTGATCCCGTTCATCCCGGGCATGCCACCGTTCTGGATCGTGCTGCTCGACAATATCGGCCTTGCCGCCCTCGTCGCGATGGGCCTCGTGCTGCTGACCGGCGTCGGCGGCCTGACCTCCTTCGGACAAGCCGCCTTCGTCGGCTTCGGCGCCTACACCACCGCGGTGCTGTCGACGGCCTATGGCGTGTCGCCCTGGCTGACATTGCCGCTGTCGCTCCTGGTCAGCGGCGTGTTCGCAGTGCTGCTCGGCCTGATCACCGTCCGCCTGTCCGGCCATTACCTGCCGCTCGGCACCATCGCCTGGGGGCTCGGGCTGTTCTATCTCTTCAGCAAGCTGGAATTCCTGGGGAGAAACGACGGCATCTCGGCGATCCCACCGCTGTCGATCGGCACGTTCAAGATGCTCTCGCCCGGCTCGATCTATTACGCGATCTGGATCGCCGTGATCGTCTCGGCGCTGTTGACGATGAACCTGTTGGACTCCCGCACCGGCCGCGCCATCCGCGCGCTCAGGCGCGGCCATGTCGCGGCGGAAGCTTTCGGCGTGCACACGCCGCGCGCCAAGCTCCTGGTGTTCATCCACGCCGCCGTGCTCGCCGGGCTCTCGGGGTGGCTCTACGCGCATCTTCAGCGCGCGGTGAACCCGACGCCGTTCGGCGCGCATATGGGCATCGAGTACCTCTTCATCGCCGTGGTCGGCGGCGCCGGCTATGTCTGGGGCGGCGTGCTGGGCGCGGCGATCGTCGTGATCCTGAAGGAGGTGCTGCAGAGCTATCTGCCGCTGCTCCTGCCCGGCTCCGGCCAGGTTGAGACCATCGTGTTCGGCATCATGCTCGTGGCGCTGCTCCAGCTCGCGCCCGGCGGCCTCTGGCCCTGGCTGATGTCGTTCCTGCCCGAGCGCACCGGTGGCAAGACGCCCGACACCTCGCTGAAGCTGGAGCATCGCGCCCGCGCACCCGGCGAGTCCAACACCCTGCTCCAGGTCGACAAGGCGCGGAAGCAGTTCGGCGGCGTGGTCGCGGTCAACAACGTCTCCTTCGACGTCCACGCCCGCGAGATCGTCGCGCTGATCGGCCCGAACGGCGCCGGCAAGAGCACGACGTTCAACCTGATCACCGGCGTGCTGTCGGCGACCTCCGGCTCGATCTCGGTGCTGGGCCGCAAGGTCGACAAGGCGCCGCCGCAGGAGATCGTCAAGCTCGGCATCTCTCGCACGTTCCAGCACGTCAAGCTGGTGCCTGACATGACGGTCCTGGAGAACGTCGCGATCGGCGCGCATCTGCGGGGCCATGCCGGCCCCGTCTCCTCGATGCTGCGGCTCGACCGCGCCGACGAGGCCAAGCTGCTCGCGGAAGCCGCCCGGCAGATCGAGCGCGTCGGCCTCACCGAGCAGATGCACCAGCTCGCCGGCAGCCTTTCGCTCGGCCAGCAGCGCATCGTCGAGATCGCCCGCGCGCTGTGCGTCGATCCGATGCTGCTGCTGCTCGACGAGCCGGCCGCGGGCCTGCGCCACATGGAGAAGCAGCGGCTGGCAACGCTACTGCGTGAGCTGCGCGACGGCGGCATGAGCGTGCTGCTGGTCGAGCACGACATGGGCTTCGTCATGAACCTCGCCGACCGTATCGTGGTGCTCGATTTCGGCACCAAGATCGCGGAGGGCACCCCCGCCACGATCAAGACCAACCCGGAAGTGATCAAGGCCTATCTCGGAGTGGCGGCATGA
- a CDS encoding glycerate kinase type-2 family protein: protein MTDRRPLLRSLYDAAVAAAHPNMILAPHLRPAPKGRVICLAAGKGAGAMAAAAERHYLDTLKLAPERLVGIATTRHGYGVPTRRIRVVEAGHPVPDEAGLKGAADTLALAGEAGPDDLLLVLLTGGGSANWIAPVEGIGFAQKQAVNKALLRSGAPIGEMNVVRKHLSRIKGGRLARAGRNAAEIVTLAISDVPHDDPSAIASGPTVPDPTTLADARAIVAKYKLDIDDAVRRALDDSANESCKPGDAAFARAQFELIARPKQSLDAAVKLAREAGFETIDLGADLEGEAREVAADHARLALEARAQGKRVAILSGGELTVTVRGNGRGGPNQEYALALAGLLKDTPNISALAADTDGADGGAGHPTDPAGALIDAATFAKMKAQGLEPQAYLDNNDATTFFEATGDLLQPGPTLTNVNDIRVILVD from the coding sequence ATGACCGACCGCCGTCCCCTGCTCCGCTCGCTCTACGACGCCGCCGTTGCCGCCGCCCATCCGAATATGATCCTGGCGCCGCATCTGCGCCCCGCGCCGAAGGGACGCGTGATCTGCCTCGCCGCCGGCAAGGGCGCCGGCGCGATGGCGGCTGCGGCCGAACGGCACTATCTCGACACGCTGAAGCTCGCGCCGGAGCGCCTCGTCGGTATCGCCACCACGCGCCACGGCTACGGCGTGCCGACCCGCCGCATCCGCGTGGTCGAGGCCGGACATCCCGTGCCGGATGAGGCCGGGCTGAAGGGCGCCGCCGACACGCTCGCGCTTGCGGGCGAGGCCGGCCCCGACGATCTGCTGCTGGTGCTGCTCACCGGCGGCGGCTCGGCGAACTGGATCGCGCCGGTGGAGGGCATCGGCTTCGCGCAGAAGCAGGCGGTCAACAAGGCGCTGCTCCGTTCAGGCGCGCCGATCGGCGAGATGAACGTGGTGCGCAAGCATTTGTCGCGGATCAAGGGCGGCCGTCTCGCGCGCGCCGGCAGGAACGCTGCCGAGATCGTGACGCTGGCGATCTCCGACGTGCCGCATGACGATCCTTCCGCGATCGCCTCCGGCCCCACCGTGCCGGACCCGACGACGCTCGCCGATGCGCGCGCGATCGTCGCGAAATACAAGCTCGACATCGACGATGCCGTGCGCCGCGCGCTCGACGATTCCGCCAATGAAAGCTGCAAGCCGGGCGACGCGGCCTTTGCACGCGCGCAGTTCGAGCTGATCGCGCGGCCCAAGCAATCGCTCGACGCCGCCGTCAAGCTCGCGCGCGAGGCCGGCTTCGAGACCATCGATCTCGGCGCCGATCTCGAAGGCGAGGCGCGCGAAGTCGCCGCCGATCATGCCAGGCTCGCGCTTGAAGCCCGCGCGCAAGGCAAGCGCGTCGCGATCCTGTCCGGCGGTGAGCTCACGGTCACCGTGCGCGGCAATGGGCGCGGCGGCCCGAACCAGGAATACGCGCTGGCCCTCGCCGGCCTCCTGAAGGACACGCCAAACATTTCGGCGCTGGCCGCCGACACCGACGGCGCCGACGGCGGCGCCGGTCATCCCACCGACCCCGCCGGCGCGCTGATCGACGCGGCGACCTTCGCGAAGATGAAGGCGCAGGGGCTCGAGCCGCAGGCCTATCTCGACAACAACGACGCGACGACGTTCTTCGAGGCGACCGGCGATCTGCTTCAGCCCGGCCCGACGCTGACCAATGTGAACGACATCCGGGTGATTTTGGTGGATTGA